One region of Solanum pennellii chromosome 6, SPENNV200 genomic DNA includes:
- the LOC107022013 gene encoding putative late blight resistance protein homolog R1A-3 — MEKRKDNEEANNSLVLFSALSKDIADVLVFLENEENQKALDKDQVEKLKLKMAFICTYVQLSYSDFEQFEDIMTRKRQEVENLLQPLLDDDVVTSLTSNMDDCISLYYRSYKSDAIMMDEQLDFLLLNLYHLSKHHAEKIFPGVTQYEVLQNVCGNIRDFHGLIVNGCIKHEMVENVLPLFQLMAERVGHFLWEDQADEDSRLSELDEDEQNDRDSRLFQLTHLLLKIVPTEMEVMHICYTNLKASTSAEVRRFIKKLLETSPDILREYIIQLQEHMITVIPPSTSGARNIHVMMEFLLLILSDMPKDFIHHDKLFDLLAHVGVLTREVSTLVRDLEEKIRNKEGNNQTNCATLDLLENIELLKKDLKHVYLKAPDSSQCCFPMSDGPLFMHLLHMHLNDLLDSNAYSISLIKEEIELVRQDLEFIRSFFVDAEQGLYKDIWARVLDVAYEAKDVIDSIIVRDNGLLHLIFSLPITIKKIKLIKEEISALDENIPKDRGLIVVNSPKKPVERNSLTTNKIIVGFEEETNLILRKLTSGMPGSGKTTLAYKVYNDKSVSSHFDLRAWCTVDQGCDEKKLLNKIFNQVSDSDSKLSENIDVPDQLRKQLYGKRYLIVLDDVWDTTTWDELTRPFPEAKKGSRIILTTREKEVALHGKLYTDPLDLRLLRPDESWELLEKRAFGNESCPDELLDVGKEIAENCKGLPLVANLIAGVIAGREKKKSVWLEVLNNLHSFILRNEVEVMKVIEISYDHLSDHLKPCLLYFASWPKDTIMTIYELNDFLGGEGFVGKTEMKSMEEVVKIYMDDLISSSLVICLNEIGDALRFQIHDLVHDFCLIKARKENLFDRIISSAPSDLLPRQITFDDDKEHFGLNFVMFGSNKKRHSGKHLYSLRINGDQLDDSVSDTFHLRHLRLLRVLDLDTSFIMVNDSLLNEICMLNHLRYLFIGTQVKYLPLSFSNLWNLEILSVNNKESTLILLPRIWDLVKLRVLSVSACSFFDVDADESILIAEDTKLENLRILGELLISYSEGTKNIFKRFPNLQVLQFVLKESWDYSTEQYWFPKLDCLTELETLSVGFKSSNTNHSGSSVATNRLWDFHFPSNLKELLLCDFPLTSDSLSTIARLPNLENLSLYDTIIQGEEWNIGEEDTFENLKFLNLRLPTLSKWEVGEESFPNLEKLKLQGCRKLEEIPPSFGDICLLKFIKIVKSPQLEDSALKIKEYAEDMRGGNELQILGQKNIPLFK, encoded by the exons ATGGAAAAACGAAAAGATAATGAAGAAGCAAACAACTCATTG GTGTTATTTTCTGCTCTTAGCAAGGACATTGCCGATGTTCTGGTTTTCCTAGAGAATGAGGAAAATCAAAAAGCTCTTGACAAAGATCAAGTTGAAAAGCTAAAATTGAAAATGGCATTTATTTGTACATATGTTCAGCTTTCTTATTCCGATTTTGAGCAGTTTGAAGATATAATGACGAGAAAAAGACAAGAGGTTGAGAATCTGCTTCAACCACTTTTGGATGATGATGTCGTTACTAGCCTCACCAGTAATATGGATGACTGTATCAGCTTGTATTATCGTTCTTATAAATCAGATGCCATCATGATGGATGAGCAATTGGACTTCCTCCTCTTGAATCTGTATCATCTATCCAAGCATCACGCTGAAAAGATATTTCCTGGAGTGACTCAATATGAAGTTCTTCAGAATGTATGTGGCAACATAAGAGATTTCCATGGGTTGATAGTGAATGGTTGCATTAAGCATGAGATGGTTGAGAATGTCTTACCTCTGTTTCAACTGATGGCTGAAAGAGTAGGACACTTCCTTTGGGAGGATCAGGCTGATGAAGACTCTCGGCTCTCCGAGCTAGATGAGGATGAACAGAATGATAGAGACTCTCGACTCTTCCAGCTAACACATCTACTCTTGAAGATTGTTCCAACTGAAATGGAGGTTATGCACATATGTTATACAAATTTGAAAGCTTCAACTTCAGCAGAAGTTAGACGCTTCATTAAGAAGCTCCTGGAAACCTCACCGGATATTCTCAGAGAATATATCATTCAACTACAAGAGCATATGATAACTGTTATTCCCCCTAGCACTTCAGGGGCTCGAAACATTCATGTCATGATGGAATTCCTATTACTTATTCTTTCTGATATGCCCAAGGACTTTATTCATCATGACAAACTTTTTGATCTCTTGGCTCATGTCGGAGTACTTACCAGGGAGGTATCAACTCTTGTACGTGACTTGGAAGAGAaaataaggaataaagaggGTAACAACCAAACAAATTGTGCAACCCTAGACTTGCTGGAAAATATTGAACTCCTCAAGAAAGATCTCAAACATGTTTATCTGAAAGCCCCGGATTCATCTCAATGTTGCTTCCCCATGAGTGATGGACCACTCTTCATGCATCTTCTACACATGCACTTAAATGATTTGCTAGATTCTAATGCTTATTCAATTTCTTTGATAAAGGAAGAAATCGAGTTGGTGAGACAAGACCTGGAATTCATAAGATCATTCTTTGTGGATGCTGAGCAAGGATTGTATAAAGATATTTGGGCACGTGTTCTAGATGTGGCTTATGAGGCCAAAGATGTCATAGATTCAATTATTGTGAGAGATAATGGTCTCTTACATCTTATTTTCTCACTTCCCATTACCATAAAGAAGATCAAACTTATCAAAGAAGAGATCTCTGCTTTAGATGAGAACATTCCCAAGGACAGAGGTCTAATCGTTGTGAACTCTCCCAAGAAACCAGTTGAGAGAAATTCATTGacaactaataaaataattgtagGTTTTGAGGAGGAGACAAACTTGATACTTAGAAAGCTCACCAGTGGTATGCCGGGTTCAGGTAAAACTACTTTGGCATACAAAGTATACAATGATAAGTCAGTTTCTAGCCATTTCGACCTTCGTGCATGGTGCACGGTCGACCAAGGATGTGATGAGAAGAAGTTgttgaataaaattttcaatcaagTTAGTGACTCAGATTCAAAATTGAGTGAGAATATTGATGTTCCTGATCAGCTACGGAAACAACTGTATGGAAAGAGGTATCTTATTGTCCTAGATGACGTGTGGGATACTACTACATGGGATGAGTTAACAAGACCTTTTCCTGAAGCTAAGAAAGGAAGTAGGATTATTTTGACAACTCGAGAAAAGGAAGTGGCTTTGCATGGAAAGCTCTACACTGATCCTCTTGACCTTCGATTGCTAAGACCTGATGAAAGTTGGGAATTATTAGAGAAAAGGGCATTTGGAAATGAGAGTTGCCCTGATGAACTATTAGATGTCGGTAAAGAAATAGCCGAAAATTGTAAAGGTCTTCCTTTGGTGGCTAATCTGATTGCTGGAGTCATTGCTGGgagggaaaagaaaaagagtgtGTGGCTTGAAGTTTTAAATAATTTGCATTCCTTTATTTTGAGGAATGAAGTGGAAGTGATGAAAGTCATAGAAATAAGTTATGACCACTTATCTGATCATCTGAAGCCATGCTTGCTGTATTTTGCAAGTTGGCCGAAGGACACTATAATGACAATCTATGAGTTGAATGATTTTTTGGGTGGTGAAGGATTTGTGGGGAAGACGGAGATGAAGAGTATGGAAGAAGTGGTGAAGATTTATATGGATGATTTAATTTCCAGTAGCTTGGTAATTTGTCTCAATGAGATAGGTGATGCACTGCGTTTCCAAATTCATGATCTTGTGCATGACTTTTGTTTGATAAAAGCAAGAAAGGAAAATTTGTTTGATCGGATAATATCAAGTGCTCCATCAGATTTGTTGCCTCGTCAAATTACCTTCGATGATGATAAGGAGCACTTTGGGCTTAATTTTGTCATGTTCGGTTCAAATAAGAAAAGGCATTCTGGTAAACACCTCTATTCTTTGAGGATAAATGGAGACCAGCTGGATGACAGTGTTTCTGATACATTTCACCTAAGACACTTGAGGCTTCTTAGAGTGTTGGACCTGGATACCTCTTTTATCATGGTGAATGATTCTTTGCTGAATGAAATATGCATGTTGAATCATTTGAGGTACTTATTCATTGGGACACAAGTTAAATATCTGCCTTTGTCTTTCTCAAACCTCTGGAATCTAGAAATCTTGTCGGTGAATAACAAAGAATCAACCTTGATACTATTACCAAGAATTTGGGATCTTGTAAAGCTGCGAGTGCTGTCCGTGAGTGCTTGTTCTTTCTTTGATGTGGATGCAGATGAATCAATATTGATAGCAGAGGACACAAAGTTAGAGAACTTGAGAATATTAGGGGAACTGTTGATTTCCTATTCGGAAGGTACaaagaatattttcaaaaggTTTCCCAATCTTCAGGTGCTTCAGTTTGTACTCAAGGAGTCATGGGATTATTCAACAGAGCAATATTGGTTCCCGAAATTGGATTGCCTAACTGAACTAGAAACACTCTCTGTAGGTTTTAAAAGTTCAAACACAAACCACAGCGGGTCCTCTGTAGCGACAAATCGGCTGTGGGATTTTCACTTCCCTTCAAATTTGAAAGAACTGTTGTTGTGTGACTTTCCTCTGACATCCGATTCACTATCAACAATAGCAAGACTGCCCAACCTTGAAAATTTGTCCCTTTATGATACAATCATCCAGGGAGAAGAATGGAACATAGGGGAGGAAGACACCTTTGAGAATCTCAAATTTTTGAACTTGCGTCTACCGACTCTTTCCAAGTGGGAGGTTGGAGAGGAATCCTTCCCCAATCTTGAGAAGTTAAAACTGCAGGGATGTCGTAAGCTTGAGGAGATTCCACCTAGTTTTGGAGATATTTGTTTAttgaaatttatcaaaattgtAAAGAGCCCTCAACTTGAAGATTCTGCTCTCAAGATTAAGGAATACGCTGAAGATATGAGAGGAGGGAACGAGCTTCAGATCCTTGGCCAGAAGAATATCCCCTTATTTAAGTAG